In the Syntrophorhabdaceae bacterium genome, GGGCGGACATGCTGATTGCGTTCAAGGGGTTCTTTATCTCATGGGCCATGCCTGAAGCGAGCCTTCCCAGGGAGACGAGCCTCTCTTTAAGGTCCATCTGTTTTTCTATCTCTTTCATCTTGCTGCTATGTCTTCTTTCCAGCAAAAAGATGGCGTAGGTGCTTACGGCTCCCGCGAGGGCGAGGGCGGCGAGCATGATGATGAAGCTGATCGCGGTGCGGCGCAGCGCACTGTCCGCGGGTTCTCTCGAGATAAGGATCTCCAGGCTATAGCCCGGCAGGAATTTGGAATCGAGGGGCCGCCGGATGGTAAAGACATGATTTTTCCCTTCCTTCAAAGAGATATAAGGCCGGTTGTGGGAATCGTAAAGCGTGGTGCCGACTATGTTGAAGTTCTTCTCTTCTCTTTCGAGTATGTTTTTCACGACCATCTTCCGCCTCAATGCGCTCATCTCCCTTTCGCCGAGAAGCAGGAAGAGGGTCTCCCCTTTCCGCTTTATCCCCATGAGGAGCGACCGGTCCTTGCTGGTGGGCATCCTCACTACCGTCCCCCGCTGTTCCATAGCGAGACGTTTCGCGTAATCGGCGGGAACGGTGATAGTGCCGCGCTTGAAGAGGACCTTTCCATTGTCGTCAAAGATCATGAGATTCGAAAAAGGCATATTTAGGGGATCAAAATCATTTCGGCTGTGGAGCAGGGTATAGAGGTCCTCCACTATATTTTCATCATAGGTCATGAAACCTAAGAGGCTGGGCGTGATGAGGGAGGGGGATTTATCAAGGAGGTCAAGGTATTCGAGGTTTATGTCGATCTCCCTGGTGGCGTGCCTGAAGACGGTGTCTCCTTCGTTGATAAGAAGGCTCTCGATATTCCTTTGGGTGATGCGAACCTGAAAATATCCTGTGATGGAAATCAGGATAAAAAGGATGGCAAAGAGCAGGGAAGGGTAGACGACAGGTCTTTTATCTTCCATAGCCTCGTGAAGGCGGCGGGACCGGAGATCGCGGCGAAGACGGCGGCTCCGTGGGCCGGTATAGAGTAGGAGGCGGGGGTGCGACGGCCCGTCCCGGCGAAGAGGGAGGCGGCCTGTTGTCTTCAGGGGGAGTTACCCTAGTCATGGGCGGCGTCGAGTACCCTTCGACCGGAGGGCTGGAGGGCCTGTTGATGCTCCTTCGCCGCTCCGTCTCTACAAAACGGTTGTACCTGTTCCGCTGTTCCTCGTTCAGCGCTCTCGAGACGTCGGAGCGATACTGGTTGTAGAGGTTGTGACGCGTATTCTCTATGGACCGTAATTCGGATCTCAACCTTTGTTTGCGGTCCGGATCGGAAGAGGGGTTCCGGTCAAGCTCCCTCAATTCTAATCTCTTGTTTACGTAATCCTGGTTCAGGCCGTGCAAATCGTCCATATATCTTCGCTTCGTTTC is a window encoding:
- a CDS encoding ATP-binding protein, giving the protein MEDKRPVVYPSLLFAILFILISITGYFQVRITQRNIESLLINEGDTVFRHATREIDINLEYLDLLDKSPSLITPSLLGFMTYDENIVEDLYTLLHSRNDFDPLNMPFSNLMIFDDNGKVLFKRGTITVPADYAKRLAMEQRGTVVRMPTSKDRSLLMGIKRKGETLFLLLGEREMSALRRKMVVKNILEREEKNFNIVGTTLYDSHNRPYISLKEGKNHVFTIRRPLDSKFLPGYSLEILISREPADSALRRTAISFIIMLAALALAGAVSTYAIFLLERRHSSKMKEIEKQMDLKERLVSLGRLASGMAHEIKNPLNAISMSAQRLKREFTPEKDKEEYYRFIDIMRSELLRVNRIVEEFLLSTRSHVPFLNENIYTIVEDMVQVISEKARSQDIRLINRTDREITLECQKERLKQALYNLIMNGMEAIKSGGTIELSTEIKGKDLELHVKDSGPGIKAENLRAIFEYHYTTKDKGMGLGLPISYMIIKDHGGDIRVISEEGKGAAFIISMPLRHATANEPAACKEAAQ